Proteins from a genomic interval of Candidatus Binatia bacterium:
- a CDS encoding pyridoxal-phosphate dependent enzyme has protein sequence MITLKDVVAARERIQDQIYSSPCAYSETISRMTANRVMFKLDNLQITGSFKERGALNRLLALTPEETKRGVIAASAGNHGMALAFHSQRLGIPSTIVMPVHAPLIKVASVRRYGARAIPYGSDYDSA, from the coding sequence ATGATTACCCTCAAGGACGTGGTGGCGGCGCGCGAGAGAATCCAAGACCAGATCTATTCGTCGCCGTGCGCCTATTCGGAAACGATCAGCCGGATGACGGCCAATCGGGTCATGTTCAAGCTAGATAATCTGCAGATCACGGGCTCGTTCAAAGAGCGGGGCGCTTTGAACCGGCTGCTCGCATTGACGCCGGAGGAAACGAAACGCGGCGTGATCGCGGCGAGCGCGGGCAACCACGGCATGGCGCTGGCTTTTCATAGCCAGCGGCTGGGGATTCCTTCCACGATCGTGATGCCGGTTCACGCGCCGCTCATCAAGGTAGCTTCGGTGCGCCGTTACGGGGCGCGCGCGATCCCGTATGGGTCCGACTACGATTCGGC